The DNA window ggctaaaccaactaggttcgtaatttaacaattgtattcatatttacagatggcatacaagtttgttattgaggcacatgaaagttcacatgttccagaatgcatttctgccaaaaaatgcaatttcattaaaaaaaagattacgttgaaatggctctcctgtgaagtagtgacgcgcgacatacgcctagtttcctgaatcgagTCACATTTGGCAGTCTCGGCCATGTACATAGGCTTACGTTATATGGCCTCCAGATTGCAGGCCTGCCAAAGACTAAAGCAAAGCAATTGGCTagatactgctctgtttcagctgttatgggcagcctagctgtttggagaaggtgTTTCTGTATCTTTAAGTGTCCATGCATACAACGACCTCTGAAATGTTTAAAACCTTCTGGAATGTAATGTGATTTGTGGATTCAAATCAATTATTTAAAGTTTGTGTATGTGGTCTCTGTTGATAACAAATCTGTTAACAAAACGAACAAACAAATTGTTTAGAATTCTTCAATGTAACCACTAACAATGATAAAGTATAAAAAAATGACAAGATTCATAACTTTTTGCCCAGATTGATACAACTTCCTGAACTAAGATGGCTTCCAAGTCAGGTGATCTGTAAGGTGACCCATTATCTGAATCTATAAAACATAATTTGGTTTACCAGCCATCAGAGGACTCTCTTCCAGTATGCGTTCTTGATGAAAAAACATActcatcagtggaggctggtgggaggagctataggaggacgagctcattgtaatggctggaatggaaaatatggatcgtatcaaacatatggaaactacATGTTTGACTgggttccattcattccattccagccattacaatgagccctctGTGCTGGGATGGTTTTTGGTGCTAAAATGGTCTTGATAAATGTGTGTGTTGCAGAGATGAGTTCCTGAACTCTGTCCAGAAGAGTTTGCAGTGCAGAAGACTGCGAGAAAAACTGGTGACCATGACTTCTATGAAAAAGTAGGTAGTTTagaattttattaggatcccaattAGCTCACACCATGATGTCAGCTAatcgagcgagagagagagcggtgtAGTTTCTCCCTCGCCTGACTTGCTCTTACTATGTTTCATGCTAGTCATATAGTTCTGATCAGATCAACCAGACAATCCATCCTGATCCAACAAGTTCTCCATCTATGagtcgtgtgtctgtgtgtaacaaGATCTCATAGTTTGACCCCGTCTGACTTCAGTATTCTATATTTGTCCACGTTTGTCCAAAGGTTGTGTTTTAACAGTTAACCAATctgaatgaatgcctaaacttaagttCAGGGCTAAGGTTTGGGTTAgggaataaaaaatattttaaaaatgaaCATCCGTCATCCGCATCGCtgcaagcctacttgatggtaattgAGTTCACCATTTCCGCTAGTGATCGGTATTGAAGGCATCTCCCGACATCGTGGCAATCTGAACGAACTTCAAACATTGCATTGGATCTGGAGTGACCTggctggtgggtgtgtgtgtgtgtgtgtgtgtgtgtgtgtgtgtgtgtgtgtgtgtgtgtgtgtgtgggtttgtgtgtgtgtgcgtgcgtgcgtcagaGTAGACATTGCCCTGTTCTCTCAGGAGGTGAGAGAGCTGATGAACTGTCCTTGGAGACTCAACATCACACACAGAGAACTacacaggtgagacacacatacacacacacctttctcagTCTTACGATTATCTCAAACAAACATAATGCCCCTCCCAGGACAGAGTTGTGGTCGTGCTGTAATGCGTCTGATAGGCTGATGGTGACCCGACAGAACACCAATCAGAACCAGAGTCTGACCTacgaggtagagaggaggatgaagagaaagGTGGACCAAGCACTATGGGAGATGCTGCCTCAGGTGTGTATGTGCGCAAGTCTTACATTTCTCAGAAAAATTCATCACACGAGCGTGGTttaccagcatggtgtgtgtgtgtgtgtgtgtgtgtgtgtgtgtgtgtgtgtgtgtgtgtgtgtgtatagaccgTACCCTGGAGTAAAGGCTCGTTGAGTCGTTGTGCCGTGGTGGGAAGTGGAGGAATCCTGCAGAACAGCAGCTGTGGAGCGGAAATAGACAATGCTGACTATGTCATTAGGTATAAGTAACAACGTTTTCTatcaagcaatcaatcaatcgatCCGTTATTGGTAGTAATCTATAGCAATGTAGTTCTGTTGTGTAGTGTTCAACGTTGATGTGATGTGTGACTACTGTTGTTTATAATCTTGTGTGAACGTTGTGTGGATATTCTGGGAATGTTGTGTGAATATTGTTGTTTATAATGTTGTTTGAAAGTTATTTCTTCCTATCGAAACCATTACCTCTTTCTGAGTCCATCACCAATTTGTACATGGCGCTCTTTTCAGTTATTATCTGTAATGTTGTGTGAATGTTGTTAGGTCGTGTATGGTTGAATAATGTCATGTGAATGTTGATGTCATGTTGTGTGAATGTTGTGTGATCGTAGTTGTTTGTAATGTTGTGtgattgttattgttgttattgttgttgttgttaggttTAACCTGGCTCCTATCAACAAGAGTTATGACGTGGGAGTGAAGACAGACCTCATAACAGCCAACCCTTCCCAGATCATTAAAGGGTATATACTCTATCAATACACATGATCAGATACAgacaaagagctctattttcatgtcatctgaccgaagcaccggttccaatcctaGAGCCAATGCCATTTATCAAAAACTAGTCAGTGCTACAGTATGGTCAGACGACATGAAAAAGAAGCCTACTCAGAAAAGTAGCTCATACCTACAGTAAAATACAGTGTTGGATCTTtaatgttatggggctattttgattccactggtcctggggcccttgttaggGTCAACGGCATCATTAACTCCACCAAGTATCAGGACAATTTTAGCCAAagacctggttgcctctgccaggaatGCTGACACTTAGgcacaagtggatcttccagcaagacaataaccccaagcactaaTCAAAATCCAAAAATAATGGTTAAAGCGGCAATATGTAATATGTTGtcttttgtttctgtttaaaatCTCTAGTTGTAATCCAATGTGATTCAACAGTAAAAATATTGCTCCTCCAGCCTGAATGAAAACCTCTGTATTCGATTTCCCTGTCGGTTTGGATTTTCATGCCAGATTTACTGCTGCGCATAATGAATGACAAGTTTTCGGAGGCGGTGCCAGCTCAGACAGATTCAAATGGATATGAATGGGACGTCGATGTCAATATAGCAAGGACAGGTAGCACATAACCTGTCCCAGGCAGCTCGGACCCCATCTAACCCAAAGAAACAGGGAACGTTGGAGAGCCAACATGCAAAAAGGGTAAACGATAGGCCAAGACGAGTGTTGAAAGTGAACCTTGTTTTTGCGTTGACAAATTGGAGAGAGCTTGCTATCTAGCTAAGGGATTCAAAACCGATCTGCTGAAAAGGTAAGACATAGCTAGTTACATTAAGTACTGTAACTAGCTATCTTGCTAGCTAGATAAAGTGATGTGTCGCATTTGCTTTTTAGTTGTAAATATGTATGCAAGTGTTACATACTATGGATTATTTGTTTAGATTTCTGTTTTCAAGCCAAGccttgatttgtttcacactcatttactttttccaaatgttgttgtgttacagccagaatttAAAATGGACTCAATTTAGATTctgtttgtcactggcctacacagaataccccataatgtcaaagcagaaTTATGTATTTCAAAATTTTTACAAATggataaaaatgaaaagctgaaatgtcttgagtcaataggtATTTAACCtctgttatggcaagtctaaataagttcaggagtaaaaatgtccttaagtcacataataagttgcatggactcactctatgtgcaatggtagataagtaaaaaataaaataaaaataaacattgaatatctctttgagcatgagGAAGTTTTAAttacactacaaagatacaggcgtccttcctaactcagttgccggacagGAAGgacaccgctcagggatttcaacacgaggccaatggtgactttaaaaactCCATTTTTTGAAAcataatggtggctgcatcatgttatgggtatgcttgtaatcgttaaggactagggagtttttcaggataaaaaaataaacggaatggagttaagcacaggcaaaatcctagaggaaaacttggttcagtctgctttccaacagacactaggagacaaattcacctttcagcaggataattacctaaaacacaaagccaaatatacacttTAGCGGCTTaccaagacagcattgaatgttcctgagtggcctagttacagttttgacttaaatcgtcttgaaaatctatggtaagactagccatgatcaacaaccaactttacagagcttgaagaattttttaaagaataatcgggaatccaggtatgcaaagctcttagagacttaccgaGAAAGACTCACTGCTCACTGACTCACTTTAAGATGGCACAGACAGACATGATGGCTTTGCTGCCCGCTTCTAAGCAactttaagagctttgcacacctggattgcacaatatttgcagattattcttacattattagcccagagcgttttttgtgttattacatacagccagaaatAACTTATGGATATCAGAtcagcggtaactcaccagcattccGACCAGACATGCGATTTTCTCgaatcggatcctttgttcgtatcCCCCCAAagcaattgaacttatcccagaggctgctccaagacactGCCgacggagaagaggtattcggagtggacatCTAGTCCGACCCAGGAGACGTGCACACCATCtaccacttccgagtatattactcgttAATGTTctgtccctggacaataaagtagacaagctcatTGGCGAGGATCTCCTTatagagagacatcagggactgtaacatactctgtttcacggaatcatggatctctccggatatactgtccctatccacacagccagctgggttctcagtacatatgtcagacaggaataaataactatccgggaagaagaaaggcgtaggtttatgtttcatgattagctactcatggtgtgattgtgataacgtacaggaactcaagttcttttcttcacctgacctagattacctcacaatcaaatgccgaccgtattacctcccaagagaattctcttcagttaTAGTCAGAGCCATGTATAATCCGCCttaagccgataccacgacggccctcaaggaactacactggactttgtgtaaactggaaaccacatatcctgaggccgcatttactGCAGCTGGGGACcttaacaaagcaaattttagGAAAATGCTAcagaagttctatcaacacattgcctgTAGTACTTGTGCTTCAAAACTCTCGACCATTTTTACTCTCTCtccgggatggctacaaggccctcccccgccttcCCTTCTGCAACagggacaatgtggttagattaacgttgtattcattcaaaggctgaaagaaaaaatggagtagtctcgtgaacacgcatctcagtctcactgtccccaggctgaccactcacaaactctgctgctgttctttgcccagagacagcagacaccccattccactttctggcggctttagagagccaatggaagccttagaaaatgtcacgttacagcacagatgctgtattttcgatagagatgcaacagaaggacaacaaattgtcagacagggcacttcctgtatggaatcttctcaggttttggcctgccatataagttctgttttactcacagacaccattcaaacagttttagaaactttagagtgttttctatccaaatctactaattacatgcatatactcatttctgggaaagagtagtaaccagtttaaatcgggtatgttttttaaccggccgtgcaaatactgccccctagccccaacaccTTAATTACATGTACGTGATTaagtagtttaatcacgtaataataattacagagactTTTTGATAAAGATtgatcttcagtttaatgatgccaaagttACGACACTatcaatacaatttcatttgatgtcATTGCTGCCGAACGTGTTTCTAACttatattgactcagggggtttaATACTTATCTAATATATTTGCGTTTCATTTTCCATTAATTGTAAATAAAATGTTCaattttttcttccactttgacattatagagtattttgtgtagatcgttggcAAACGGCTGAGCTGTTACAACTTCGAGGAGATATCGCCAAGCACAGGATGCAGTTAGCATACCTTTGAGAGGGGAAGGAGCTGCTTTCCCTTGTGTTAGACTTGGTGATTCCCGGGAAATTGTGAAAACTAAGAAATGTTGTCGAAAGAGGGTGGTCTAAAACCAAAGATAAATAATATGTAAATAAGGGAAGTTTGTGTGAGAAACAATATTTATGCGTTCTTTATCTAGCTTATAGGCATCATTATTTAATTTAGAAAAGGTTTTAGATTCtaatttggacttatcagaccaaaggacagatttccaccagtctaatgtccattgcttgtgtttcttggcccaagcaagtctcttcttcttattagtgtcctttagtagtggtttctttgcagcaattcaaccatgaaggcctgatttacacagtctcctctgaacagttaatgttgagttgtggctgttatttgaactctgtgaaacatttattttggctgcaatttctgaggctggtaactctaataaacttatcctctgcagaggtagctctaggtcttcctttcctttggcggtcctcatgagagctagtttcatcattgcgcttgatggtgtttgcgactgcacttgaagaaactttcaaagttcttgaaatgttctgtactgactgaccttcatatcttaaagtaatgatggactttcgtttctctttgtttatttgagctgtgtagaaaatagtaaaattaaagaaaaacccttgaatgagtaggtgtgtccaaacgtttgactgatactgtacataatctatatatatatatgatgaaCTCTCACCTGTCTCTGCCTTGAACATGATTTCACAAACTCAAATAGATTTTTGTCGTCAAGTCGATTCTAGACATTTGTTCAACTGCCACTAACATCGACAATGCCTCTCACCTGTCTCCTAACTCCTCCCCTCACCTGTCTCCTAACTACTCCCCTCATCTGTCTCCTAATGCCTCCCCTCACCTGTCTCCTAACTCCTCCCCTCACCTGTCTCCGAACTCCTCCCCTCACTTGTCTCCTAACTCCTCACTTGTCTCCTAACTCCTCCCCTCAACCTGTATCCTAACTCCACTTCACACCTGTCTCCTAACTCCTCCCATgtctcctaacccctcccattacatgtctcctaacccctcccctcacccgtctcctcactcctcccctcccccatctcctaaCTCCCCTGTACTCAGGTACCCTGACCTCCAGCAGAACCCTGGACCCCTGGCTGAAGCTCTGTCAGTCTACGGTCATGCTCATCTACTTCTCCCAGCCTTCTCCTTTGCTTTTGGGACCAGCCCCTGCTTCAAGGTGAGCTGCTACCATGAGATGAGACTAGGTAGAGGCCTGCGACCCGGTACGGGCCCGACAGGACACAATACTATGTACCCAATCAATTTTTTTATCAGTTACTAGGGCAAGGGCTGGGGTCGGGTAGACTTTTTAAGAATGACAAAATGGATAACTAACATTTTGATCCTGGGGGGAGGAGAGTAGATAGTAATGATGTCATTAATCAGTCTTTGTTCTGTCCTAGGTGTACCATGCCCTCCGTAAGGCCCGCCCCCAACAGGAAGTGGTGTTCTTCCACCCAGACTACCTGTTTGAGCTGGGCAGGTTCTGGCGTCGCCGCGGGCAACGAGCCCCACGGCTCTCTACTGGTTTGATGCTGGCCAGCACCGCTCTGGAGATCTGTGAACaggtgttagtatgtgtgtgtgtcgccTCAGAAGATGTTTCTGTCCAATCTGAAGTCTAGGGTCACCCCACTCTATGTTTCCATGTCCTTGTGCCAGCCGTGTTGGGACACAAAGGAGGAAGACATAGGACCGGCTCAAGCACACGCTACTTGCCTCACACCAGTGCCTACTCCAAAGGGTTCAGACTTCTGACCGCCAATTGTTACCCTGACCATCACCCCCTCATTGAACCATACTGCAGAAAGACCTTCCAAAGGTGTTCACAGTCTACTTTGCTCAAGGCTTTGGAGCAGGGGCGTAGCCAGAAATTCATTTGTGGGTGGGCTTGCAGAAATTTTGACTGAGGAGTATTTttgtaataataatgtattatttTTAGTTTTTTGCTCAATTTGATTGGATGGGCCTggcagggcctggctccccagtgtgtgggtctgtgtccaCCCAGGCCCACCTATGTCTAGACCTCTGCTTAGGAGAGGTCCATTAAGGCCATGAACAGATGTTGTTTTGAAGATCATATACACCGTGCTTCTGTGATTTCTGAAGCAACACTGGGACTCTAGTAGCAGCTGGCACAAAGCTTGAATCTGAACGAGTCCTTGAGCTTCAGTACGTGAATGACAGGTACAACTGGGCCGTCGTTCTGCAGGTGGTCAGAAAAAGCGCCTAAAGGACCAATTGAAGACTTCACTGAAGAAGTGTGGGATAAACCCTGCCTCCCTCTGGACTGTTACTGTGGACTGTTCCACCTGGTGCAGCCTCTGCCATCATGGAGAGCCGTTGGCTCAGGAAAAAAGGACTGAATGTCGCCTGGCGAAGTGACAGAGAAGACATATGACCATGGCTGCACCGGCCTCAACGACAGTATGCATCCCGCATCGGATTATACAGTCATCAGCGAACCCACAAGCAGTAGAGGATGCGATTAAGATTAAGTGTgtgattaagtgtgtgtgtgtttgtgtgtgtttgtttctaagTCTAGATCTCTCTTTGTCAGGTTCATCTGTACGGCTTCTGGCCCTTCCCTCTGGATCTATCCCAAAATACTTTGCCCCATCATTACTATGACAGTGTTGGTCCAAGTCACTTCATGCACGCCATGCCTGAAGAGTTCCTGCTGTTACTACAACTCCACAGCCAGGGGGCACTACAGCTACATGTTGGACCCTGTACactgacccctacaccctaacccatACAACCTCTGTTACTACAACTCCACAGCCAGGGGGCGCTACAGCTACATGTTGGACCCTGTACACCCTAACAAGCAGATCATCGGGGGCCGGAACAAAGTAATAATAATTTATACAGTGCAAATTAACCACAACTAAACCCCAAAAGATGTATTGTTGTATTTGAAAACAACCATaatttcatcaaatcaaattgatttataaagcccttcttacagcagctgatatctcaaagtgctgtacagaaacccagcctttaaaccccaaacagcaagcaatgcaggtgtagaagcacggtggctaggaaaaacgccctagaaaggccagaacctaggaagaaacctagagaggaaccaggctatgaggggtggccagtcctcttctggctgtgtcgggtggagattataacagaacatggccaagatgttcaaatatgaccagtagggtcaaataataataataatcacagtggttgtcgagggtgcaacaggtcagcacctcaggagtaaatgtcagttggcttttcatagccgatcattcatacattgattactttgAGACAACCTTTattcgtgggaatacttgggaacagattttctAAATTAAACAATCTTTTTTTGCTAAATTCCTGGTGATTGTAGTCTTTTTTGACCAAACattacatttatatatttttacaaaAAACTTGTCACATTTATTTTACTCGCCGAACCCttccctacaccctaacccctgttTCTACAAGTCCAGTCAGTGGGCACTACCAGCTACATGTTGGACCCAAACCCTTTCAACTATACCTTGCTTTTTTAAATGACTTGTTTTATGTtttccttattttaccaggtgagTTGACTGAGAATACATTCTCTTTTACAGcaacattgatttgatttgaacaacctgtaaaccctacaccctaacccctattaATACAACTCCACAGCCAGGGGGCAATACAGCTACATGTTGGACTGTCTGTAACCTAATCTTAAAAAAGTGATTTATACATTATTTGTATAGTTGTTTTATGGTGGGTTTTATATTTAATGGAGAACATGAAAATTGTATACttctttactgaacaaaaataaactcagcaaaaaaagaaacatccctttttcgggaccctgtctttcaaagtaaattcataaaaatccaaataacttcacagatcttcattgtaaagggtttaaacactgtttcccatgcttgttcaa is part of the Salmo trutta chromosome 34, fSalTru1.1, whole genome shotgun sequence genome and encodes:
- the LOC115173631 gene encoding alpha-2,8-sialyltransferase 8F — its product is MCYLVLFILLCSGTLLSITLIDYYQHQRDEFLNSVQKSLQCRRLREKLVTMTSMKKVDIALFSQEVRELMNCPWRLNITHRELHRTELWSCCNASDRLMVTRQNTNQNQSLTYEVERRMKRKVDQALWEMLPQTVPWSKGSLSRCAVVGSGGILQNSSCGAEIDNADYVIRFNLAPINKSYDVGVKTDLITANPSQIIKGYPDLQQNPGPLAEALSVYGHAHLLLPAFSFAFGTSPCFKVYHALRKARPQQEVVFFHPDYLFELGRFWRRRGQRAPRLSTGLMLASTALEICEQVHLYGFWPFPLDLSQNTLPHHYYDSVGPSHFMHAMPEEFLLLLQLHSQGALQLHVGPCTLTPTP